One genomic region from Motacilla alba alba isolate MOTALB_02 chromosome 5, Motacilla_alba_V1.0_pri, whole genome shotgun sequence encodes:
- the LOC119701363 gene encoding protein farnesyltransferase subunit beta-like isoform X2 produces the protein MAGAAPGPGGRRRLRDDGLRTCTSAEQSKVEDIVQEVYDAYKTNHHSSQYVLQREKHFHYLKRGLRQLTEAYECLDASRPWLCYWILHSLELLDEPIPDSVASDVCQFLRRCQSPQGGFGGGPGQHPHLAPTYAAVNALCIIGTEEAFGVIDRKKLLEYLHSLKQPDGSFLMHVGGEVDVRSAYCAASVASLTNILTPALFAGTAEWIARCQNWEGGIGGVPGMEAHGGYTFCGMAALVILKQEHLLNLRSLLHWVTGRQMRFEGGFQGRCNKLVDGCYSFWQAGLLPLLHRALHARGDPALSMAHWMFDQLALQEYILLCCQCPAGGLLDKPGKSRDFYHTCYCLSGLAIAQHFGSGDLHNEVVLGIPENCLQATHPVYNIAPEKVARAVMHFLQYPVPSLDPAPAAE, from the exons ATGGCGGGAGCGGCCCCTggccccggcgggcggcggcggctgcgggacGATGGGCTGCGGACCTGCACCTCCGCCGAGCAG TCCAAGGTGGAGGACATCGTGCAGGAGGTCTATGATGCCTACAAGACAAACCATCACTCCTCACA GTATGTCCTGCAGCGGGAGAAGCACTTCCATTACCTGAAGAGAGGTCTGCGGCAGCTCACTGAAGCCTATGAG tgtctgGATGCCAGCCGCCCCTGGCTCTGCTACTGGAtcctgcacagcctggagctgctggatgagcCCATTCCCGATTCGGTGGCCTCTGA CGTCTGCCAATTCCTGAGGCGGTGCCAGAGCCCCcagggaggatttggggggggtCCCGGCCAACACCCCCACCTCGCCCCCACCTACGCCGCTGTCAACGCGCTCTGCATCATCGGCACCGAGGAGGCCTTCGGCGTCATCGACAG gaagAAGCTCTTGGAATACCTGCACTCGCTGAAGCAGCCGGATGGCTCCTTCCTCATGCACGTGGGTGGAGAGGTGGATGTCAG GAGCGCCTACTGCGCCGCCTCAGTGGCCTCGCTGACCAACATCCTGACGCCCGCGCTCTTCGCTGGGACAGCCGAGTGGATTGCCAG GTGCCAGAACTGGGAGGGTGGGATCGGTGGCGTGCCGGGCATGGAGGCGCACGGCGGCTACACTTTCTGTGGCATGGCCGCGCTTGTCATCCTCAAGCAGGAGCATCTGCTGAACCTCCGGAGCCTGCTG cactgggtgaCCGGGCGGCAGATGCGCTTCGAGGGCGGATTCCAGGGCCGCTGCAACAAGCTGGTGGATGGGTGCTACTCCTTTTGGCAAGCCgggctcctgcccctgctccatcGGGCACTCCACGCCAGGG GCGATCCAGCGCTGAGCATGGCACACTGGATGTTCGaccagctggcactgcaggaatacatcctcctgtgctgccagtgcccagctggcGGGCTGCTGGATAAGCCAGGAAA ATCCCGGGATTTCTACCACACCTGCTACTGCTTGAGTGGGTTGGCCATTGCACAGCACTTCGGAAGTGGAGATCTCCACAATGAGGTGGTCCTGGGGATCCCTGAGAATTGCCTG
- the LOC119701363 gene encoding protein farnesyltransferase subunit beta-like isoform X1, whose product MQVPVWPLLTPEADPGYFLEDYRGLECPSPQLSQREREESVFFDSLALSRTQAGFVKQHGMVLDSGIIWGTKLLGIPTLVFYWSKVEDIVQEVYDAYKTNHHSSQYVLQREKHFHYLKRGLRQLTEAYECLDASRPWLCYWILHSLELLDEPIPDSVASDVCQFLRRCQSPQGGFGGGPGQHPHLAPTYAAVNALCIIGTEEAFGVIDRKKLLEYLHSLKQPDGSFLMHVGGEVDVRSAYCAASVASLTNILTPALFAGTAEWIARCQNWEGGIGGVPGMEAHGGYTFCGMAALVILKQEHLLNLRSLLHWVTGRQMRFEGGFQGRCNKLVDGCYSFWQAGLLPLLHRALHARGDPALSMAHWMFDQLALQEYILLCCQCPAGGLLDKPGKSRDFYHTCYCLSGLAIAQHFGSGDLHNEVVLGIPENCLQATHPVYNIAPEKVARAVMHFLQYPVPSLDPAPAAE is encoded by the exons ATGCAGGTCCCCGTGTGGCCCCTCCTCACCCCTGAGGCTGATCCCGGGTATTTCCTTGAGGATTACCGTGGCTTAGAGTGTCCAAGTCCCCAGTTATCCCAGCGTGAGCGGGAGGAGAGTGTTTTCTTTGACAGTCTTGCGCTGAGCCGAACTCAAGCTGGATTTGTAAAGCAGCACGGGATGGTGCTGGATTCTGGCATAATTTGGGGCACAAAGCTCCTGGGAATTCCTACTTTGGTTTTTTACTGG TCCAAGGTGGAGGACATCGTGCAGGAGGTCTATGATGCCTACAAGACAAACCATCACTCCTCACA GTATGTCCTGCAGCGGGAGAAGCACTTCCATTACCTGAAGAGAGGTCTGCGGCAGCTCACTGAAGCCTATGAG tgtctgGATGCCAGCCGCCCCTGGCTCTGCTACTGGAtcctgcacagcctggagctgctggatgagcCCATTCCCGATTCGGTGGCCTCTGA CGTCTGCCAATTCCTGAGGCGGTGCCAGAGCCCCcagggaggatttggggggggtCCCGGCCAACACCCCCACCTCGCCCCCACCTACGCCGCTGTCAACGCGCTCTGCATCATCGGCACCGAGGAGGCCTTCGGCGTCATCGACAG gaagAAGCTCTTGGAATACCTGCACTCGCTGAAGCAGCCGGATGGCTCCTTCCTCATGCACGTGGGTGGAGAGGTGGATGTCAG GAGCGCCTACTGCGCCGCCTCAGTGGCCTCGCTGACCAACATCCTGACGCCCGCGCTCTTCGCTGGGACAGCCGAGTGGATTGCCAG GTGCCAGAACTGGGAGGGTGGGATCGGTGGCGTGCCGGGCATGGAGGCGCACGGCGGCTACACTTTCTGTGGCATGGCCGCGCTTGTCATCCTCAAGCAGGAGCATCTGCTGAACCTCCGGAGCCTGCTG cactgggtgaCCGGGCGGCAGATGCGCTTCGAGGGCGGATTCCAGGGCCGCTGCAACAAGCTGGTGGATGGGTGCTACTCCTTTTGGCAAGCCgggctcctgcccctgctccatcGGGCACTCCACGCCAGGG GCGATCCAGCGCTGAGCATGGCACACTGGATGTTCGaccagctggcactgcaggaatacatcctcctgtgctgccagtgcccagctggcGGGCTGCTGGATAAGCCAGGAAA ATCCCGGGATTTCTACCACACCTGCTACTGCTTGAGTGGGTTGGCCATTGCACAGCACTTCGGAAGTGGAGATCTCCACAATGAGGTGGTCCTGGGGATCCCTGAGAATTGCCTG